In the bacterium (Candidatus Blackallbacteria) CG13_big_fil_rev_8_21_14_2_50_49_14 genome, AGGGCACTCACAAAGGCCTGCGGTTCAAACTCCTGCAAATCTTCAAGCTGTTCGCCCACGCCCACCAAACGAATCGGAATATTCAATTCCTGGCGAATGGCAAAAACCACCCCGCCTTTGGCCGTCCCGTCCAGCTTGGTCAAAATCAAACCATCCAAAGGCACAGATTTCGAAAAGACCTCAGCCTGGCGCAAGCCATTCTGGCCTGTTGTGGCATCCAAGACCAGAACACATTCCACATGGGCATCGCCTTTTTCTCGTTCAATAATGCGATGAACTTTTTTCAGTTCTTCCATCAGGTGATCCTTATTGTGCAGGCGTCCAG is a window encoding:
- a CDS encoding signal recognition particle-docking protein FtsY, with translation GRLHNKDHLMEELKKVHRIIEREKGDAHVECVLVLDATTGQNGLRQAEVFSKSVPLDGLILTKLDGTAKGGVVFAIRQELNIPIRLVGVGEQLEDLQEFEPQAFVSALFSNEEEVEMALQD